In Topomyia yanbarensis strain Yona2022 chromosome 2, ASM3024719v1, whole genome shotgun sequence, one DNA window encodes the following:
- the LOC131681580 gene encoding trafficking kinesin-binding protein milt isoform X7 gives MTRAYDDIDAVTRLLEEKEKDLELTVQIGKELLTQNTHLETRVAELEQELKSTNENLAQLAHELHQKNELIGILTNDTDDSSENVTPTTSKSVNLELLQRKVKTLEDENKSLRCEAAQLVMETDECEEQERKLMADIANQLSTANSEFDGLNLELERLKEENRLQHEQIISLTSRLSEAEIRLHQLTTENEEASSLLSITKENQNLLAGELSEFKTRYQEVLNLLHETQEQLRLQRKRSQPMARSSLIPGLGIPAPDSLQSELMETSLYSENSLDSGIASERGGSSQQQAYKKIFETVRSATRTNVGGFSDSFSQLGSMTMSSSSQPRMAPYVFPGSTTAHSYKSGSSVYSTMYDSSLGGRTYSRESLVSDSDDGYPGPAQAGIPGAPGAKDLEAALKRLTPAEVLARRAMLQHAPAGTYSYDDQPSGIPLGCRTPDSIMSTGSSGLSGVSSNQWRLPEKLQIVKPIEGSQTLHHWSRLATPTLSGLLEERPGVTIRGGRGLDELGLQTYSLSDVEEDAEEQPGKRFQTYGCTYTFTNSTVMHPDDGTSAVTFSLPPSQMSSQMASECPSRQPSAPPTPRTGLSRRNSCSTFSVNLGLASMLNERGIKAVTPSALNTPAGPNFSPTVTPCNSPEGSPTRPMSPEVPLLGGLLASGADILRKKFAVASASGEMERPSRLTTRNKLALTRLEKKALRSIKIMEKVESMGMDNFMPHAGHGISPLALHGSSALYTSTVRGRTSSPMAQLTSLKHLQHQHHQHQHQQQDELLIDKETIRAVLSKGLSHDSLKHLSSGSSDASGSSAASSSGVYGDSDSGSSGSDTRPVVSKTKQIPAKQEPQKQQQQQPSPTTAARLKQMQRQKSRRSLLNGANGSQRPDLGTVNGSTSRPGVRPDLGTVGGSNNKSKSNSSKNEPPSTASAAQMQPAPEQSRSLGQSVYGTISSLLFGRKGGLL, from the exons TCACGCCTACAACGTCCAAATCGGTTAACCTGGAACTGTTACAGCGGAAGGTTAAAACACTCGAAGATGAAAACAAGTCGCTTCGATGTGAAGCAGCCCAACTGGTGATGGAAACAGATGAATGCGAAGAGCAGGAGCGTAAACTGATGGCTGACATTGCGAACCAGCTGAGCACGGCCAACAGCGAATTTGATGGACTGA ATCTGGAGCTTGAAAGACTGAAGGAAGAGAATCGACTCCAACATGAGCAGATCATCAGCCTTACGTCCCGGCTCTCCGAGGCTGAAATTCGGTTGCATCAGCTCACCACGGAGAATGAGGAAGCGTCCTCGTTGCTTAGTATTACCAAAGAAAATCAAAACCTGCTGGCTGGCGAATTGTCGGAGTTTAAGACACGCTACCAAGAAGTGCTAAATTTGTTGCATGAAACACAGGAACAGCTGAGACTCCAAAGGAAGCGCTCGCAGCCAATGGCGAGGAGTTCTTTGATACCTGGATTAGGTATTCCTGCTCCAGACTCGCTCCAATCAGAGCTTATGGAGACTTCATTGTACTCGGAGAACAGTCTGGATTCGGGTATAGCTTCTGAACGCGGTGGATCATCCCAGCAGCAGGCGTACAAAAAGATCTTTGAAACAGTTCGTTCGGCAACTCGTACAAATGTCGGAGGTTTCAGTGATTCATTCTCCCAGCTAGGTTCAATGACTATGAGCTCTTCATCGCAGCCACGAATGGCACCGTATGTATTTCCCGGTTCCACAACTGCGCACTCCTATAAAAGTGGTTCCTCCGTATACAGCACAATGTACGACAGTTCCCTCGGTGGTCGTACGTATTCGCGTGAGAGTTTGGTTTCGGATTCGGATGATGGCTACCCAGGACCAGCACAGGCCGGCATCCCGGGTGCTCCAGGTGCCAAAGACCTCGAGGCGGCTCTGAAGCGACTGACACCGGCCGAAGTGCTGGCCCGCAGAGCCATGCTTCAGCACGCGCCAGCTGGAACATACAGTTACGATGATCAACCCAGCGGAATACCGCTGGGTTGTCGCACGCCTGACAGTATAATGTCCACCGGCTCTTCTGGTCTATCCGGTGTGTCCTCAAATCAGTGGCGTCTTCCGGAAAAACTACAAATAGTCAAACCAATCGAAGGTTCACAAACTCTGCATCACTGGTCTCGGTTAGCAACCCCCACACTAAGCGGTCTCCTGGAGGAACGCCCAGGTGTCACAATCCGTGGTGGACGCGGACTAGACGAACTTGGCCTACAGACTTACTCGCTATCGGACGTCGAGGAAGACGCCGAGGAGCAACCGGGCAAACGCTTCCAAACGTACGGTTGCACCTACACCTTCACCAACAGTACCGTGATGCATCCGGATGACGGTACGTCGGCAGTCACTTTCAGCCTTCCACCATCGCAAATGTCCTCACAGATGGCATCGGAGTGTCCCTCGCGACAACCGTCGGCTCCGCCTACACCGCGCACCGGACTATCGCGACGAAACTCCTGTTCGACGTTTTCGGTTAATCTAGGGCTGGCATCAATGCTGAACGAGCGAGGCATCAAGGCGGTCACACCCAGTGCGCTTAATACACCCGCTGGTCCGAACTTTTCGCCTACGGTGACGCCCTGTAACAGTCCCg AGGGTTCCCCAACCCGTCCGATGTCTCCGGAAGTGCCGCTACTGGGTGGACTACTCGCCTCCGGTGCCGATATTCTACGTAAGAAGTTTGCCGTAGCTTCGGCTTCAGGCGAAATGGAACGACCGTCGCGACTAACCACTCGCAATAAGCTTGCCCTAACGCGGCTGGAGAAGAAGGCTCTGCGATCGATCAAAATTATGGAGAAGGTCGAAAGTATGGGAATGGACAATTTTATGCCTCACGCCGGGCATGGAATTAGTCCGCTAGCACTGCATGGTTCGTCAGCGCTGTACACCTCGACGGTACGCGGTCGGACTTCTAGTCCGATGGCACAGTTGACCAGTCTGAAACATCTACAGCACCAGCATCACCAGCACCAACATCAGCAACAGGACGAACTACTGATCGACAAAGAAACTATCCGAGCAGTTTTGAGCAAAGGTCTATCGCATGACAGCTTGAAGCATCTTTCATCCGGGTCGAGTGATGCTTCAGGTTCATCAGCAGCTTCCTCCTCGGGAGTCTATGGTGATAGCGACAGTGGTTCTTCTGGTAGTGACACAAGGCCTGTAgtttcaaagacaaaacaaatTCCTGCTAAGCAAGAACCCcaaaagcagcagcagcaacagccaTCCCCGACGACTGCAGCTCGTCTGAAGCAAATGCAACGACAAAAAAGTCGACGCAGTCTGCTCAACGGTGCTAACGGATCACAGCGGCCCGATCTAGGAACGGTGAATGGTTCCACCAGTAGACCCGGTGTCCGGCCCGATCTAGGTACGGTAGGTGGTAGTAACAATAAGTCTAAGAGCAATAGTAGCAAAAATGAGCCGCCATCAACAGCATCGGCGGCTCAAATGCAACCGGCTCCAGAACAAAGCCGCTCGCTAGGACAAAGTGTGTACGGTACGATCAGCTCGCTACTGTTTGGACGCAAAGGAGGACTCCTGTAA